TCCAAAGCCTGCGCTGAAGAATTCCAGCATATTCGGTGAAATTATCGGATAGAGATTTTATAGCGTGATCCGGTGTTTCAAGCAGGGTCAGAGAGGTAAAGTCGCCGACGATGCTGTTGATATCCTTATGGATCGGAGCTCTGTTGAACAGAGTCAGGTTGATGGAAAATCTTGGCGATTTACTCCATGCTGCTATGGTTTTGGTATAGGCGGCGCAAAGCAGTGATGACGGAGTGATATTTGAGTTTGATGCTTTTTCTTTGATTTTCCGCCAGATTTGAGGGTCGAGACTGTGTTCAAGCCTTGAGAAATGAGGAACTCCTATCTCCTCCGGCTTTTTGGCAAGAGGAAGTTCCGGTCCTGCGGGCAGGGTTTCCAGTCTTTCCATCCAATATCTTTTAGCCTGAGCATAGGGGGCACTCTTTCTGAATTCGCGTTCTGCCATGATGTAGTCGCGGAAAGTTACATCCACGGCAGGCAGGATTACCTTTTGGTTATCCTTTGCCGCATCATAGAGTATTTTCCACTCCTCCATAACCAGAAACAGACTCCAGATGTCCACGCAAAGAGCGTCAAAGCTCATGTGGATACGCATGTTTTTGTCATCGGTTCTGCTCAGGCGAATGTCGAACAAGGGCCATTCTGCCGGGTTAAGGACCTGATGTGAAAGTTCGGCACGGATTTTATCCAGCTCTAGTTGTTTTTCCTGTTCAGATGTTTTGCGTAAATCAGAGTGTGGAAAATTCAGCCAGCCAGTTTCAGCAAGTACCTGCTGTCTGCCATCATCATCCACTGTCGCGCGCAGCATGGGGTGACGTTTTATCAACTCGTTCCATGTTGATTCCAGCAGATCGGCATCAGTCAGCCAGCTGTCTATTTCCAGATAGATATGAGTGGAAATACCGCCCAAGACGTAAAGGTTTCCGCGTCCGATCCAATACGCCTGCTGAATGTCGGACAGCGGGAAGGGAGCGTTGGATTCTTCGGGGCTGGGAACGAGTTTCGGCAACTCCTGACGTTGCGTTGTCTGTTCTTCAAGCCATTTTGCCTGTTTACGCAGGGTTGAAAGTTCGAAGACTTTACCCAGTGGCAATTCCTTGCCCAGCTTCTGGCGTATTGCGGCAGCCAGCCTGATAGCCAGCAGTGAATCACCGCCAAGAGCAAAGAAGTCTGATTCAAGTGGCGGAAGTCCGGTTCCAAGAATACCGCTCCAGATTTCCTGAAGAACCTTTTCTTCTGCGGTCAGGTTTTGCTGTTCTGCTGCTGCCTGCAGAAGATCTGTGGGCTTTTCCGGTATAATCAGTTTCTTGCGGTCTATCTTTCCACTAGGGGAAGTCGGCCACTCCTGCACTGCTATAATTTCATCCGGGTGCATGTAATCAGGAAGCATTTTTTTGCATGCTTCCATGATTCTTTGCGATGTATTCTCGGAATCTGAACCGCTTCTGAAGAACAAGGCCAATGCCTTACCGCCCGTAGGGCGGGATGCTGCAACGGCTACCGCGTCAATTACATTGTCCGCACTTGTAGCAGCAGCTTCAATTTCACCTAATTCAATACGGTGCCCCCTGATTTTGACCTGAAAGTCATCCCGACCGAGGAATTCGATATTCCCGCAGGGGAGCCAGCGTCCAAGGTCTCCGGTTTTGTATAAAGTCTCGCCGGTTATGGGATGAGATACGAATGCTGCTGCGGTTTTTTCAGGATCATTGTAATATCCGTCTGCAAGTCCTTTACCGCCGATGTATAGATCTCCGACAGCCCAGTCCGGCCTGTTCCCGCCATTGTGGGAAAGAACGTGGAAGGTCTGGTTGGTCATGGCTTTGCCGTAGGGAATACTTTTCCAGTCCTGTTCAACTTGTTTTATCGGATAATGAATCGACCAGATTGAAGCTTCCGTGGCCCCGCCGAGGCTGTGAAGTTCCATGGCAGGAAGAACCTGTTTGGCTCTCTCAGGCAGGGTGACCGGAATCCAGTCTCCGCTGATCATGGCAAGCCGTAATGAAGGAGTTTCTCTGATACTCAATCTGTTTTCTATGGTGGTCACCAACATTTCAAGCTGTGCGGGCACGGAGTTCCAGAGCGTTATCCGGTGCTCGTTCATGATCTGCAACCATGTTTCAGGGTTTCGCAGTTCGTCCTGAGCAGGCAGGACCAAAGTCGCTCCGACTCCGAGAATTCCGAAAATATCATATACAGATAAGTCGAAGTTCAGACGGGCCAGTCCCATAATCCGGTCTTTGGAAGTAACCCGGAAGCGGCGGTTGATGTCTTCGCAGGTGTTCTTAGCTGCCGCGTGTGAAATTGCCACGCCTTTGGGTGTTCCTGTAGAGCCGGAAGTAAAGATTATGTATGCCAGCTGTTCCGGGGAGCAGGGGGTTTCAATGCCCGAAAAGCTCTTTGGCCCGGTTGCTAAAATCTTATCTACGTCAATTCGCAGCACATGTTCCGGCAATTCTATTTTCTGTTCCGATAGAGTCAGGACCGAGCATAGATCAGCTTGCTTAATAATCGCTGAGATTCTTTCTTTCGGAAGCTCCGGGTCTATAGGCAGGTATGCTCCACCGGCCATAAGGATTCCAATGGTTGATGCTGTTTGCAGCCAGTGTTTAGGTATGAGAACCGCAACAGGTTCCGCTGGCTCTAAACCTGATTCGCTCAGTGTAGCTGCGATGGAATTGATCGCCTCTCCAAGACGCTCATAGCTGATATTTTTATTGTCGCTGATAATGGCGGTTCTTTCCGGGTTAGTACGGATCATTTCCATGACCGGAGAATGCAGCAGGCCGGAGGGCAGGTAGGCGGTAGTGTCGTTGGAGGCAATACGTCGTTTGCGCTGCGAATCAGGGAGGCGTACCGAGATTTTCTCATTCCATATTGATCTGCTTTCAGCGAGGTCTATCAGCAGCTTGTTGTAACTCTCGAACATGGCCTCAATCATTCCTTCGGGAAAACGGTCTTCCACGAAATCCCAGTTCCATTTCAAATCTCCTGCATCTTCCCACGCCTGATGGTCGAGGTGGACCTGCGGAGTCTGGAAGATTCCATAGGGAACTTCTCGAATTAATCCTTCAGGCAGTGATTCCGGAAAGAAGCCATGCGGTTCATTTCTGGTGATGGGCAGCAGGCTGGTGAAGACCACGGGCATTGTAGATGGCAGTCCGGCGGCACGCAGCTTTCTTAGAATCTTTACGCCGGAGTATGAGCGGTGTTCGAGGTTTTGCCAAAGGTCTTCTTGAATAGCTTGTGAACGTTGCAGGAAAGTCTCACTCCTTAGGAAAACAGAGTGCGGCATGGAGGAGGTGAAGTCTCCGGCCAGATGGGGAATATCAGCGTGTCCCGCAGGTCTGTTGAACATAGTTAAAGTAATGGTGAAGTCGGGAGACTTACTCCATGTACCGATCACTTCGGAAAAGACAGCCAGAAGCAGACCGGAAGGGGTAAGGTTATGCTCAGAGGCTATGTTCTTAAGGTTGCGCCAATGGGCGGCCGTAAGTTTTGCGCTACGGCGGACAAAGCGTCCGGCTTTGTTCTGACTGGAAACAGTAGGGAGTTCCGGTGCTGGAGCAATTGCTGTCAATTTGTCAGTCCAATATGCTTCAGCTGCTTTATAACTATCTGATTCCTCGGTCTGTTTCTCGTGCATTACGCAGTCACGGAATGTAAGGTTCAGAGCGGGAAATACTTCGGCTGTCTCTTTAATTGCATCCTTAAGATTCTGTGAAGGTTTGGGTGTCACGTTGTAAAGAGCAGACAGCTCCCGTGCCAGAATTAGCAGAGTCATCCCATCACCTATGAGGAGATCGAAGCTGATGTGCAGGCGTGTGGAATTATCCGGCTTTTGCGATGCGCGAAGGGCAAATAGAGGCCATGTGTCGCTGGAATGAACGGCGTGTGACATAGAGTCCCTTACAGTCTCCAGCTTCATTGCCATCTGTTCTTCAGTTATTGAACTCAGGTCTTCCGTGGCTATTGAATATCTTGGTATTTCTTCGAGAACATGTTGTTGCCCATCCTTAGTGATGATGGTTCGAAGCATAGGATGGCGTTCGATCAGAGCGTTGACAGCCAGTTCAGCCTTTTCCTTGTCAAAGGAATTCAGGTCCAATTCCAGATAGAGGTGGCAGGAGACTCCGCCAGATTCAATGTCTCCCCGTCCAACCCAGTATGCGTGTTGGATGTCGGTAAGTGGGAATGGGGTCTGCTTGTTTTCAGGATCAGTTTTTAATTGGACGGATTTTTCCTGTTCCGTCTCTTTTTCAGATTCATTGGGAATGTCAGAGGGTAGTTTTTCCAGAATAGCAACGGGTGATCCCTGCATGACATCGGCTAGGGATATTTTGCACCCTGTTTTAGAATAAATGTTTTCCACCATGCGGAAAGCCATTAGAGAATCCATGCCTTGAGAAGTGAGAGGGACGTGCATGAGAATGTTTTCCGGTTTGGTCCACATCTCATCCGCAATCCATCCAAGAAGGATTTTTGCGGTTCCAGACATCTTCGCACTTTCCTTTGGCGTGGAAGATTCGTTCAGGGTATCTTTCAGCAGTAGTCCCTTGAGAGTTGTTCTTCCCTGTCCAGCTTCATTTGTAGAGTCCGCCGGGGGTAAGAGGAATTTTGTTTTGTTGAATTTTGTGGGGGGAAGAGAAATCACCTTTCCATCTGGGAAGATCTTATCCCATTTAACTTCGTGCCCGGCCCGAAGGAGGTCGGAGAGAGCTGCGGTTTCAGCTGCGGTCCTTTTATTCTTTGAAAGCGGTTTTGGGGACACCCATGAGCCTGAGAATCCGGGAATTATCTGTTTAGCCATTGCTGTCAAAATCGGTTTCGGTCCTGCTTCAGCGATGCAGTCCACACCGAAACTTTCGAGACTCTTTATTCCCTGCAGGAATTGAACTCCCTTACGCATATGTGCGCACCAGTAGTCAGCACTTTGCAGCATGTAGCCGGAAGCTATCTCGCCGGTGACATTCGAAACTATGGGAATGGAAGGAGGGGAGTAGGATATTTTTTGTGCTGTATTGTGAAAGTCCGCTAGGGCAGGTTCCAGCAATCTGGAGTGGAAAGCATGGGAGACCGAAAGCTGTACGGTTTTGATTTTTTGTGATTCCAGATCAGAAACTATGTGCTCTAAAATTTCCAGATTACCGCTGATCACAATGTTTTCAGGTCCGTTTACCGCAGCGATGTCCACGAGTTTATTGTAGTCCTTCAGAATACTTCTAACCTGTTCATGAGGAGAAAGAACAGCATACATGCCTCCGGCAGAAGTCCCTGATACCGGCAGTTTTTGTATGGCTTGACCCCGTTTGATAACCAGTGGGAGAGCCTCTTCAACGGAGAAGACTTCGGCAAGGCAGGCGGCAACATATTCTCCGACACTGTGTCCCATCATGATTGACGGTTCTATTCCCCATTCCATCCATAAGCGGGCCAATGAATATTCATATGCAAATAAGGCGGGCTGTGTATAATTGGTTTGGTTGAGCTTTTCTTGTGAAGAATCGAAGAGAAGGGTTTTTAGATTAACGTCCAATTCAGAAGACGAGATGTCAGTGCAGCGATCTATCTGTTTTTTGAAAAACGGGAAGGAGTTGTAAAGCTCAAGTCCCATGCCCGGATGCTGTGAGCCTTGTCCTGTAAAAATAAAGGCTGTTTTGTGCGGTTGGTTTTTTATCGGACCG
Above is a genomic segment from Maridesulfovibrio sp. containing:
- a CDS encoding non-ribosomal peptide synthetase/type I polyketide synthase, whose product is MLNIHELDGHNYETVSDWLLKQTQKQTSGTICPHTPLADQGFSSLELSNLAAMTSQKFSVEITTADIFSHPTIQDFSRLVLERKNQFPATEKQPQSNQSDGRIAIIGMSCSFPGCGDSLEKYWDLMNSGNNGLSIIPDNRWNKNLFYSPDSEKGKSYVNEGGFIDDIESFDAELFGISPREAIVMDPQHRLLLQAAWRALEHAGMAPRSLAKSNTGVFMGIFNTDYAGRVKHYRQDLDMHSATGMFGSMAAHRISYHLDLTGPSMTIDTASSASLSAIHMAVKSLSAKECDIALAGGVNVILSPEMHILCSQAGLMARDARCKTFDDSADGYIRSEGLGVIALKPLDKAIKDGDPIQAVISGTAANHDGRSNGITAPNGDAQQKLLQQALDSAGLKQEQIQYLETHGTGTPLGDPIEVEAISKVYLHCQRQQPVILGSVKPCIGHAESAAGVAGLIKTVLCMQHGEIPAQFAFKKLNRRLEKFKSSFSLPRTNTPWPETGNQPKRAGVSSFSIGGANAHVLLEEYPGVKEKIFFRKNDNEYILPIGAENPNRLQDKTKAYAELLERQSPQFFENTAYTSGRAANSEQVGTVLSAPDYVGIIKQLREFSESGNYGPIKNQPHKTAFIFTGQGSQHPGMGLELYNSFPFFKKQIDRCTDISSSELDVNLKTLLFDSSQEKLNQTNYTQPALFAYEYSLARLWMEWGIEPSIMMGHSVGEYVAACLAEVFSVEEALPLVIKRGQAIQKLPVSGTSAGGMYAVLSPHEQVRSILKDYNKLVDIAAVNGPENIVISGNLEILEHIVSDLESQKIKTVQLSVSHAFHSRLLEPALADFHNTAQKISYSPPSIPIVSNVTGEIASGYMLQSADYWCAHMRKGVQFLQGIKSLESFGVDCIAEAGPKPILTAMAKQIIPGFSGSWVSPKPLSKNKRTAAETAALSDLLRAGHEVKWDKIFPDGKVISLPPTKFNKTKFLLPPADSTNEAGQGRTTLKGLLLKDTLNESSTPKESAKMSGTAKILLGWIADEMWTKPENILMHVPLTSQGMDSLMAFRMVENIYSKTGCKISLADVMQGSPVAILEKLPSDIPNESEKETEQEKSVQLKTDPENKQTPFPLTDIQHAYWVGRGDIESGGVSCHLYLELDLNSFDKEKAELAVNALIERHPMLRTIITKDGQQHVLEEIPRYSIATEDLSSITEEQMAMKLETVRDSMSHAVHSSDTWPLFALRASQKPDNSTRLHISFDLLIGDGMTLLILARELSALYNVTPKPSQNLKDAIKETAEVFPALNLTFRDCVMHEKQTEESDSYKAAEAYWTDKLTAIAPAPELPTVSSQNKAGRFVRRSAKLTAAHWRNLKNIASEHNLTPSGLLLAVFSEVIGTWSKSPDFTITLTMFNRPAGHADIPHLAGDFTSSMPHSVFLRSETFLQRSQAIQEDLWQNLEHRSYSGVKILRKLRAAGLPSTMPVVFTSLLPITRNEPHGFFPESLPEGLIREVPYGIFQTPQVHLDHQAWEDAGDLKWNWDFVEDRFPEGMIEAMFESYNKLLIDLAESRSIWNEKISVRLPDSQRKRRIASNDTTAYLPSGLLHSPVMEMIRTNPERTAIISDNKNISYERLGEAINSIAATLSESGLEPAEPVAVLIPKHWLQTASTIGILMAGGAYLPIDPELPKERISAIIKQADLCSVLTLSEQKIELPEHVLRIDVDKILATGPKSFSGIETPCSPEQLAYIIFTSGSTGTPKGVAISHAAAKNTCEDINRRFRVTSKDRIMGLARLNFDLSVYDIFGILGVGATLVLPAQDELRNPETWLQIMNEHRITLWNSVPAQLEMLVTTIENRLSIRETPSLRLAMISGDWIPVTLPERAKQVLPAMELHSLGGATEASIWSIHYPIKQVEQDWKSIPYGKAMTNQTFHVLSHNGGNRPDWAVGDLYIGGKGLADGYYNDPEKTAAAFVSHPITGETLYKTGDLGRWLPCGNIEFLGRDDFQVKIRGHRIELGEIEAAATSADNVIDAVAVAASRPTGGKALALFFRSGSDSENTSQRIMEACKKMLPDYMHPDEIIAVQEWPTSPSGKIDRKKLIIPEKPTDLLQAAAEQQNLTAEEKVLQEIWSGILGTGLPPLESDFFALGGDSLLAIRLAAAIRQKLGKELPLGKVFELSTLRKQAKWLEEQTTQRQELPKLVPSPEESNAPFPLSDIQQAYWIGRGNLYVLGGISTHIYLEIDSWLTDADLLESTWNELIKRHPMLRATVDDDGRQQVLAETGWLNFPHSDLRKTSEQEKQLELDKIRAELSHQVLNPAEWPLFDIRLSRTDDKNMRIHMSFDALCVDIWSLFLVMEEWKILYDAAKDNQKVILPAVDVTFRDYIMAEREFRKSAPYAQAKRYWMERLETLPAGPELPLAKKPEEIGVPHFSRLEHSLDPQIWRKIKEKASNSNITPSSLLCAAYTKTIAAWSKSPRFSINLTLFNRAPIHKDINSIVGDFTSLTLLETPDHAIKSLSDNFTEYAGILQRRLWKDLDHRHFGGVEVMREMARGAGDDHAVVPVVFTSAIGSEALGRDASVIDSFGVQKYCLTQTPQIWLDHQVYENEEGLVFNWDYVAELFPQGMIEDMFSAYKDLLYRLAESDDWTFIEAVRLPQPQADRRKSYNNTAEKPGTMPDKTAPHGPRLIIDGFMYHVDRQPEAPALTTPEETLNYMELYTKAAAIASEIQKREITPASAVAVILPKGIRQIAAVLGILLADCHYIPISPESPVQRTQKILDNAKCRLVITEQETAENLPESYALLTYEPKTPDDFDWERKSTPSDTAYCIYTSGSTGDPKGVVLNHQGPCNTFDDLKTRFQITSEDSVLGLANLTFDLSVFDIFGILDAGGTLVMPEPEREKDPLRWLELLEQQQITIWNTVPMLMEMLVEYCEATGKRLPASLRLCMMSGDWIPLTLPKRIRALSDSCQIVSLGGATEASIWSILYPINRLDQGWQSIPYGFPMHKQQFHVLSHDLYPKPEWAVGELYIGGEGLALEYLGDKEKTAAHFIRHPRSGERLYRTGDLGYFHPDGTIRFVGRNDSQIKLRGHRIELGEIESAAIRTPQVINAAAAIIGEGTEKRLAVYCQGENAQEHKLEESIFASLTEALPPYMLPDYLILLDRLPLTANGKVNRKALPKPTAEHSMAKAAPKLDDNSTGKPSVSDSEDAETTRSIEELAETIEEKLNELTGGDCSDYGVSFFDLGANSLHLIRLQNSLTRELGLSLDAVTIFANPSIGKLAEALQSMLSQASENQESAEVPDQDSPRQNTSRNKRRNRRKARV